The Quercus robur chromosome 3, dhQueRobu3.1, whole genome shotgun sequence DNA segment TTTCTCATTGGCCAACCTCACACAACTCAGTCAACTATACCTTTCCACGAATAGTTTCAGTGCACAAACGTTGTCTTGGCTTGGTAAGCAAACAAAGCTCACTGATTTGCGCTTaccaataacaaatttatatgGTGACATTCCATCTTCAATTAAGAACTTGACCCAGCTTACCAAATTAGTACTTGACAGAAATCAACTAACTGGTCAAATTCCACCTTGGCTTGGAAACCTTACCCAGCTAACTGTATTGGACGTTGGGACTAATAAATTCCATGGTTCAATTCCACAATCAATTTGCAGGCTTGCGAATCTTGAATATCTGAGTCTTTCTGATAATAACCTTAGTGGCAGAGTGGACATGGACTTGTTTCTGAAGCTCAAAAATCTAACTGCACTCCAGCTTTCAGGAATCCATCTATCATTCCCCATTAATTCAACATTCAACGCCTGTACTCCAAAGCTTGAGCTATTAGGATTAACTTCATGTAACTTGACTGAATTCCCAACTTTTTTGCGTTCTCAGCATGAATTGAAGATTTTGTATCTCAGCAACAACAAAATTCAGGGTCAAATACCAAACTGGATATTCAACATAGGGAAACAAACTCTCTTATCGTTGGATCTATCCTCCAACTTCCTTACAACTTTTGAGTCTTTCAACCACACTCCGCCAATTCTTCCATGGGATAGTTTACTTGATTTGGATCTTTCTTCCAACAAGCTGCAAGGATCACTTCCAATTCCTCCACCCTCCATTGCCCAATACAATGTCTCATACAATAAACTGACTGGAGAAATCTCACCATTGTTTTCAAATCTTAGCTTAATTGTAATACTGGATCTCTCACACAACAACTTGGGGGGCATGCTTCCACAATGCTTGAGCAAATTGAGCAACTTGGGGGTATTGAATTTACAAAACAACAATTTCCATGGAATGCTTCCTGGAATATACATGGAAGAAAGTAGATTGAGAGCTATTGATGTAAGTTATAATCAATTAGAAGGGCAAGTACCAAGATCATTGTCCAACTGCACAATGTTGGAGATTCTTCTTCTTGGTAACAATCGATTTTCTGACACTTTTCCCTCTTGGCTGGGGAAGCTTCCAAGGTTGAGGGTTCTAAGTTTGCAATCTAATGGGTTCCATAGCACAATTGGTAAACCTGAAAGCAATCTTAATTTCCCCAAGTTGCAAATCATTGACGTCTCTTTTAATAACTTTACAGGTAAGTTACCATATGGGCACTTCCAAAGTTGGACCTCCATGAAAGTTGACAACTTGACATTTGACAAAGATAATGCTTATATGGTTGCAGTCACAAGCACCCGATCACCTTATTCCAATTTTCATAATGATTTTAGTTACACCTTGGAAATGACAAACAAAGGCATCAAGACACTATATCAAAAGATCCAAGATCATCTTGTAGCTATTGATCTCTCAAGCAATAAATTTGATGGAGAAATTTCAAAAGTCATTGGAAATCTAAAGGGGCTTCATTTGCTCAACATATCCAACAACATTCTCACTGGTCCTATCCCATCTTCCTTAGGGAAATTAAAGGAGCTTGAATCTTTGGACTTTTCTCAAAATAGGCTATCAGGAGAGATTCCTCCGCAATTATTGCAACTCACATTccttgcattcttcaatgcCTCAAATAACCATCTTACAGGGCCTATTCCACAAGGTCAACAATTCTCTACCTTTGAAAATGATTCATATTTGGGAAACACAGGTTTGTGTGGTGTGCCTTTGACTAAGAAATGCAAAATTTCTGAGACATTGACACAACCACCACCGAATTCCAAACAAGGTGAAGGGTCAAATTTCCCAAGTAAATCTGATTGGGTAGTTATAATGATGGGATATGGGAGTGGGTTAATAATTGGGTTTGTTATTGGGAATAACCTGACCATAAGAAAGTTGGTGAGGTTTCTCAAGAATTTTGGAAGAAAGCAGTAAAAGTGAAAGAGGAAAGGTGGAAAAATGAAGCAATGCAGTTGTTGGATTTGATTAACCAAGATTTTCTTCAAAGATTTCCGTACATGAAGTTCTTTATTTCAGCAGATACATATCTATGAAAATCTACTATGTCTGTAATGTATTACGGTCTTATATATTTTGTCATTGCACtgtctttaatttttcttttgaactttCTTTCCTGTTGTGATGGTATTGAAATACTGCATGTTTGATATCGTATCTGTATGAAGGTTtgcaacttttattaaaaaaattatatatatatatatatatataataaataaataaataaattattttatatatatatatatatatataaaataaataaataaataaccaccACTGGCCACACTCAGCATCTTCTTCTCCATGAACCACTCTACCAAACAAAACCCTCTTCTTTGAAGCACTCAACTCCAGTCTTTGCTTCTTGGGCCTCATGTGACACTCACGAGACCTCACCCAGATAAGTTAAATAGTTAATAGTAGCTTGCAATTCTTgggaaaatctttttttttttttttttgaaaaatcgaTTTTTGGGTTCGGATgtggcggaaaaatagagatgggtaatatatttttttctgctttgtaatatattatttttatttggctACTTAGAAGCCAAAGTAAATTTAGTTAGAAAAAGCTGGGCAAACGTTGacattgtaatatatataatgcGTTTATGTACACACAAAGAGACACACTGCACGATTTTCTTATAAtgagtgtatttttttttattatttttaagatatGGGTCTTATGAAacatgttttgatttttatagtatctgatttttaaaactataattCATGACCAatgaaaaattaagaattttggCTTGCTGGGATGCTATTGGATTTAAGGTTTGTGAGGTCGGTTGGTGGAAGTTACCAAGGTTTTGATTGCTATTTATTCCTAGACATGCTTTCGTCTTGTGTGGCTAACCATTAGAATAGGCTGGCAATTCGAGATAGGATACtgcaatctatatattactaaaagctgaagcgtagcgtttaatgctgTTATTCTCACGTTGTGCCACATCAGCTGCcacgtcattctttttttttttttttttgtaaatataatttgtcctacaattttaaaatggtttttacaattttcagccctataaatgcagcctactacttatttatttacttccactatcaccctataataaatccagcccactacttatttatttacttccactatcatcctataataaatctgtataattaatccagcccacctcttatttatttagttccactatcaagctcaacccaaagccttttcagtttagttttagggttttgtatgagccttttcagcttaaaggaaaaaaaaaaaaaaaaaaaaacccactacttatttatttacttccactatcatcctataataaatctgtataattaatccagcccacctcttatttatttagttccactatcaagctcaacccaaagccttttcagtttagttttagggttttgtataagccttttcagcttaaaggaaaaaaaaaaaaaacaaaaaaacaaaacaaaacgttgaagcctttcaagctttagggtttttttttttttttccaattttcttataattttttttaatatttacacttctctaacctttctctttcccttaccatttcatctccccactacttattcaatctttctccctcccttaccttttcatctccccactaccctctacattaatatcattcttcctatttcccttcattttcctttatttttttcccttcttattcacatcctcttactataaatttgtcactatctcttctattctatgcatagctttccctcacacacacacaaaaaaaaaaaaaaaaaaaggttccctctctttctctctctaaattttttggtagatttttttatttttcttgcatctctactttaagttaataattttttatattctttaaaactctattttggattaatgcgatttagtttttttttttaaattgttttttttttattctctttggttgttaaatgttatcctattgcattctaaagaattaaatataacatataaaaatataatattattttattacatagtatgatttggataatttggtatttattctgttacatagcatgattttttatagtgctcaatttagatgttaatctatgagactttactaatttttgattattttctaatcctttgtggtggacaaagtacttttaatagttgtattagaagtactctataatgtcatttatttaaagaaaagcaaaggttagccaaatgaaaataattagataggtgacaaattttaaattttgcaattttatttttattattattattttaaaacaatgcatgtatagaaatttaattcttagattttgctaataattgtttatttgataatatgttttgggcagccaaaattataatttctacaaataaaataaccttaatagattatcaaaaacaaaattttatcataatattggttcaattaatcattgttaagttttattaatttttttagtttatgtttttttggtgttttgggctgttcctatattatatttataattgtttctataataaataaaaatataattacgaaatatattacttattattagattagttaaaattgtaaaaaaaaaaaaaaattaataaaaccaccataaaaataattatcacgcgcaacgcgTGGGTTCGCGGCTagttaaaccattatttttatgttcatccAAATGCTGTGAGACCACTTCCATAACAACCATGTGTATCTTAGAAGTCATAAAAACTACTTCTAGCATCctaattcaaaaaatatgatttaatacatatttttcttgttgtaaACATCAAATCTGTCACAGAGACAGTTTCAGTATatattcttacaaaatcatcaacaaatagcAATAGGCCTTAATTTCATTTGGGTACTTTTATACCCATACTatacatattaaaatatgttaatAAGCATTCAATTGATCACAATATTATCAAACTTTCAAATCACCAAAACAGAATCATAGTTCAGCAAATGTAGTTTTGATTACTTATCCACAAActttgaaactgaaattttagCGTTAAccttttaatttcttctttagagAGAGATATATTGTTTTGGTGAGAGAGGGAGGGCTGCCGTGTAAGAGcaaggaagaagagagaaagaagaacaaagaaagaggaatagagaaagaagaaaagagcaGGACTTTCTGGTCTGGTGCAGCCAAGAAGATAAGATAAGGAAGAAGACTTTTGGGGCAGCAAAAAAAGATAGAAGTGGACTTTTGGGGGTGGGATACATGTGATGCTAAGGAAGAAAAATCGCAGCCCatctttttcaactttttttttttttttttttgcattcacaCTTACACTTTTCTACAAAGAATAATATCactttgcatatatatatatatatatatatatatatatacacacacacacacaaaaaaaaaaaaaaaaaaaaaaggttccctctctttctctctctaaattttttggtagatttttttatttttcttgcatctctactttaagttgataattttttatattctttaaaactctattttggattaatgcgatttagttttttaaattttttttttttattctctttggttgttaaatgttatcctattgcattctaaagaattaaatataacatataaaaatataatattattttattacatagtatgatttggataatttggtatttattctgttacatagcatgattttttatagtgctcaatttagatattaatctatgagactttactaatttttgattattttctaatcctttgtggtggacaaagtacttttaatagttgtattagaagtactctataatgtcatttatttaaagaaaagcaaaggttagccaaatgaaaataatcagataggtgacaaattttaacttttgcaattttatttttattattattattttaaaacaatgcatgtatagaaatttaattcttagattttgctaataattgtttatttgataatatgttttgggcagccaaaattataatttctacaaataaaataaccttaatagattatcaaaaacaaaattttatcataatattggttcaattaatcattgttaagttttattaatttttttagtttatgtttttttggtgttttgggctgttcctatattatatttataattgtttctataataaataaaaatataattacgaaatatattacttattattagattagttaaaattgtaaaaaaaaaaattaataaaaccaccataaaaataattatcacgcgcaacgcgTGGGTTCGCGGCTAGTGGGTCATAAAAGGGGATTCAGCTTGTGTCTTATGCATAAGTGGTGCGGGAAAGAGTATTTAcaaattgtaataaaatgatTAGAATTAACCTCTTGGACAATCCCAAAAGGACCACTTGCTTGATCTAAGATTGTGATAGAGCGATTGTTGTGTTTTGACTCTTTGAGTGTTGTGACATGACTTTTTTGTATAAATTGTACACATTATTATAGCCTTGCACTAGTATTATTTCATAGTAGCttgcaaaataaaatgaaataattctAGTCAGTAACTTAAAGACAACTCACTTTTTTTGTTAGTAATTAAAAACATTTGGTTTATGAGAATTTGGACTATCAGCTATGCACTAGGATAGTGACAAGATGATTCAAGAccacagcaaaaaaaattgttaggcCTTGTGTTGGTCTATTCTTGGTGCAACTCATGAGCACTACAGGCCCCATAAAATGGCTGGCACAAATAAGAACTCAAGGTCATAGAAAAAACTTGCCTATTTTCTTAGTTATCGCTGAAACcagcttacttttttttctttttttctttttt contains these protein-coding regions:
- the LOC126717496 gene encoding receptor-like protein 7 isoform X6, which translates into the protein MGSSMCLLISMHLLFFLSIFHYLNSCSSLSTQPACKDFESSALLQFKQSFKINVSAPSDPFAYPKISSWNSGERNDCCSWDGVLCDRGTGHVIGLDLSSSQLYGSFNSSSSLFHLVYLQKLNLADNDFNYSQIPPSIRYLSNLTHLDLSMSAFSGQIPPEIFELSNLVSLDLSFNPLKLQNPGLKSVVENLTSLKHLHLGMVNLSSPVPHILANLSSLKSLDLSSCGLFGEFPVEIFRLRHLQFLSVQDNEILTGSLPEFQSSSPLQILRLSNTGFSGKLPDSIGNLKSLIELDINTCHFSGLVPTSLGNLTNLIVLSLSFNKFSGQIPFSLANLTQLSQLYLSTNSFSAQTLSWLGKQTKLTDLRLPITNLYGDIPSSIKNLTQLTKLVLDRNQLTGQIPPWLGNLTQLTVLDVGTNKFHGSIPQSICRLANLEYLSLSDNNLSGRVDMDLFLKLKNLTALQLSGIHLSFPINSTFNACTPKLELLGLTSCNLTEFPTFLRSQHELKILYLSNNKIQGQIPNWIFNIGKQTLLSLDLSSNFLTTFESFNHTPPILPWDSLLDLDLSSNKLQGSLPIPPPSIAQYNVSYNKLTGEISPLFSNLSLIVILDLSHNNLGGMLPQCLSKLSNLGVLNLQNNNFHGMLPGIYMEESRLRAIDVSYNQLEGQVPRSLSNCTMLEILLLGNNRFSDTFPSWLGKLPRLRVLSLQSNGFHSTIGKPESNLNFPKLQIIDVSFNNFTGKLPYGHFQSWTSMKVDNLTFDKDNAYMVAVTSTRSPYSNFHNDFSYTLEMTNKGIKTLYQKIQDHLVAIDLSSNKFDGEISKVIGNLKGLHLLNISNNILTGPIPSSLGKLKELESLDFSQNRLSGEIPPQLLQLTFLAFFNASNNHLTGPIPQGQQFSTFENDSYLGNTGLCGVPLTKKCKISETLTQPPPNSKQGEGSNFPSKSDWVVIMMGYGSGLIIGFVIGNNLTIRKLVRFLKNFGRKQ
- the LOC126717496 gene encoding receptor-like protein 7 isoform X4; the protein is MGSSMCLLISMHLLFFLSIFHYLNSCSSLSTQPACKDFESSALLQFKQSFKINVSAPSDPFAYPKISSWNSGERNDCCSWDGVLCDRGTGHVIGLDLSSSQLYGSFNSSSSLFHLVYLQKLNLADNDFNYSQIPPSIRYLSNLTYLNLSMSAFSGQIPPEIFELSNLVSLDLSFNPLKLQNPGLKSVVENLTSLKHLHLGMVNLSSPVPHILANLSSLKSLDLSSCGLFGEFPVEIFRLRHLQFLSVQDNEILTGSLPEFQSSSPLQILRLSNTGFSGKLPDSIGNLKSLIELDINTCHFSGLVPTSLGNLTNLIVLSLSFNKFSGQIPFSLANLTQLSQLYLSTNSFSAQTLSWLGKQTKLTDLRLPITNLYGDIPSSIKNLTQLTKLVLDRNQLTGQIPPWLGNLTQLTVLDVGTNKFHGSIPQSICRLANLEYLSLSDNNLSGRVDMDLFLKLKNLTALQLSGIHLSFPINSTFNACTPKLELLGLTSCNLTEFPTFLRSQHELKILYLSNNKIQGQIPNWIFNIGKQTLLSLDLSSNFLTTFESFNHTPPILPWDSLLDLDLSSNKLQGSLPIPPPSIAQYNVSYNKLTGEISPLFSNLSLIVILDLSHNNLGGMLPQCLSKLSNLGVLNLQNNNFHGMLPGIYMEESRLRAIDVSYNQLEGQVPRSLSNCTMLEILLLGNNRFSDTFPSWLGKLPRLRVLSLQSNGFHSTIGKPESNLNFPKLQIIDVSFNNFTGKLPYGHFQSWTSMKVDNLTFDKDNAYMVAVTSTRSPYSNFHNDFSYTLEMTNKGIKTLYQKIQDHLVAIDLSSNKFDGEISKVIGNLKGLHLLNISNNILTGPIPSSLGKLKELESLDFSQNRLSGEIPPQLLQLTFLAFFNASNNHLTGPIPQGQQFSTFENDSYLGNTGLCGVPLTKKCKISETLTQPPPNSKQGEGSNFPSKSDWVVIMMGYGSGLIIGFVIGNNLTIRKLVRFLKNFGRKQ
- the LOC126717496 gene encoding receptor-like protein 7 isoform X3 → MGSSMCLLISLRLLFFLSIFHYLNSCSSLSTQPACKDFESSALLQFKQSFKINVSASSDPFAYPKISSWNSGERNDCCSWDGVLCDRGTGYVIGLDLSSSQLYGSFNSSSSLFHLVYLQKLNLADNHFNYSQIPPSIRYLSNLTYLNLSMSAFSGQIPPEIFELPNLVSLDLSFNPLKLQKPGLKSVVENFTSLKHLYLSRVNLSSPVPHILANLSSLKSLGLRGCELYGEFPMEIFKLPNLQFLSVRDNENLTGYLPEFHSSNPLQILRLANTGFSGKLPDSIGNLKSLIELDINTCHFSGLVPTSLGNLTNLIVLSLSSNKFSGQIPFSLANLTQLSQLYLSTNSFSAQTLSWLGKQTKLTDLRLPITNLYGDIPSSIKNLTQLTKLVLDRNQLTGQIPPWLGNLTQLTVLDVGTNKFHGSIPQSICRLANLEYLSLSDNNLSGRVDMDLFLKLKNLTALQLSGIHLSFPINSTFNACTPKLELLGLTSCNLTEFPTFLRSQHELKILYLSNNKIQGQIPNWIFNIGKQTLLSLDLSSNFLTTFESFNHTPPILPWDSLLDLDLSSNKLQGSLPIPPPSIAQYNVSYNKLTGEISPLFSNLSLIVILDLSHNNLGGMLPQCLSKLSNLGVLNLQNNNFHGMLPGIYMEESRLRAIDVSYNQLEGQVPRSLSNCTMLEILLLGNNRFSDTFPSWLGKLPRLRVLSLQSNGFHSTIGKPESNLNFPKLQIIDVSFNNFTGKLPYGHFQSWTSMKVDNLTFDKDNAYMVAVTSTRSPYSNFHNDFSYTLEMTNKGIKTLYQKIQDHLVAIDLSSNKFDGEISKVIGNLKGLHLLNISNNILTGPIPSSLGKLKELESLDFSQNRLSGEIPPQLLQLTFLAFFNASNNHLTGPIPQGQQFSTFENDSYLGNTGLCGVPLTKKCKISETLTQPPPNSKQGEGSNFPSKSDWVVIMMGYGSGLIIGFVIGNNLTIRKLVRFLKNFGRKQ
- the LOC126717496 gene encoding receptor-like protein 7 isoform X2 translates to MGSSMCLLISLRLLFFLSIFHYLNSCSSLSTQPACKDFESSALLQFKQSFKINVSASSDPFAYPKISSWNSGERNDCCSWDGVLCDRGTGYVIGLDLSSSQLYGSFNSSSSLFHLVYLQKLNLADNHFNYSQIPPSIRYLSNLTYLNLSMSAFSGQIPPEIFELPNLVSLDLSFNPLKLQKPGLKSVVENFTSLKHLYLGMVNISSPVPHILANLSSLKSLGLRGCELYGEFPMEIFKLPNLQFLSVRDNENLTGYLPEFHSSNPLQILRLANTGFSGKLPDSIGNLKSLIELDINTCHFSGLVPTSLGNLTNLIVLSLSSNKFSGQIPFSLANLTQLSQLYLSTNSFSAQTLSWLGKQTKLTDLRLPITNLYGDIPSSIKNLTQLTKLVLDRNQLTGQIPPWLGNLTQLTVLDVGTNKFHGSIPQSICRLANLEYLSLSDNNLSGRVDMDLFLKLKNLTALQLSGIHLSFPINSTFNACTPKLELLGLTSCNLTEFPTFLRSQHELKILYLSNNKIQGQIPNWIFNIGKQTLLSLDLSSNFLTTFESFNHTPPILPWDSLLDLDLSSNKLQGSLPIPPPSIAQYNVSYNKLTGEISPLFSNLSLIVILDLSHNNLGGMLPQCLSKLSNLGVLNLQNNNFHGMLPGIYMEESRLRAIDVSYNQLEGQVPRSLSNCTMLEILLLGNNRFSDTFPSWLGKLPRLRVLSLQSNGFHSTIGKPESNLNFPKLQIIDVSFNNFTGKLPYGHFQSWTSMKVDNLTFDKDNAYMVAVTSTRSPYSNFHNDFSYTLEMTNKGIKTLYQKIQDHLVAIDLSSNKFDGEISKVIGNLKGLHLLNISNNILTGPIPSSLGKLKELESLDFSQNRLSGEIPPQLLQLTFLAFFNASNNHLTGPIPQGQQFSTFENDSYLGNTGLCGVPLTKKCKISETLTQPPPNSKQGEGSNFPSKSDWVVIMMGYGSGLIIGFVIGNNLTIRKLVRFLKNFGRKQ
- the LOC126717496 gene encoding receptor-like protein 7 isoform X5; its protein translation is MGSSMCLLISLRLLFFLSIFHYLNSCSSLSTQPACKDFESSALLQFKQSFKINVSASSDPFAYPKISSWNSGERNDCCSWDGVLCDRGTGYVIGLDLSSSQLYGSFNSSSSLFHLVYLRKLNLADNNFNYSQIPPCIRYLSNLTYLNLSMSNFSSQIPPEIFELSNLVSLDLSFNQLKLQNPGLKSVVENLTNLKHLYLGMVNISSPVPHILANLSSLKSLGLRGCELYGEFPMEIFKLPNLQFLSVRDNENLTGYLPEFHSSNPLQILRLANTGFSGKLPDSIGNLKSLIELDINTCHFSGLVPTSLGNLTNLIVLSLSSNKFSGQIPFSLANLTQLSQLYLSTNSFSAQTLSWLGKQTKLTDLRLPITNLYGDIPSSIKNLTQLTKLVLDRNQLTGQIPPWLGNLTQLTVLDVGTNKFHGSIPQSICRLANLEYLSLSDNNLSGRVDMDLFLKLKNLTALQLSGIHLSFPINSTFNACTPKLELLGLTSCNLTEFPTFLRSQHELKILYLSNNKIQGQIPNWIFNIGKQTLLSLDLSSNFLTTFESFNHTPPILPWDSLLDLDLSSNKLQGSLPIPPPSIAQYNVSYNKLTGEISPLFSNLSLIVILDLSHNNLGGMLPQCLSKLSNLGVLNLQNNNFHGMLPGIYMEESRLRAIDVSYNQLEGQVPRSLSNCTMLEILLLGNNRFSDTFPSWLGKLPRLRVLSLQSNGFHSTIGKPESNLNFPKLQIIDVSFNNFTGKLPYGHFQSWTSMKVDNLTFDKDNAYMVAVTSTRSPYSNFHNDFSYTLEMTNKGIKTLYQKIQDHLVAIDLSSNKFDGEISKVIGNLKGLHLLNISNNILTGPIPSSLGKLKELESLDFSQNRLSGEIPPQLLQLTFLAFFNASNNHLTGPIPQGQQFSTFENDSYLGNTGLCGVPLTKKCKISETLTQPPPNSKQGEGSNFPSKSDWVVIMMGYGSGLIIGFVIGNNLTIRKLVRFLKNFGRKQ
- the LOC126717496 gene encoding receptor-like protein 6 isoform X7; translated protein: MGSSMCLLISLRLLFFLSIFHYLNSCSSLSTQPACKDFESSALLQFKQSFKINVSASSDPFAYPKISSWNSGERNDCCSWDGVLCDRGTGYVIGLDLSSSQLYGSFNSSSSLFHLVYLQKLNLADNDFNYSQISPSIRYLSNLTYLNLSMSAFSGQIPPEIFELSNLVSLDLSFNPLYGEFPMEIFKLRNLQFLSVQDNENLTGYLPEFHSSNPLRILRLANTGFSGKLPDSIGNLKSLIELDINTCHFSGLVPTSLGNLTNLIVLSLSSNKFSGQIPFSLANLTQLSQLYLSTNSFSAQTLSWLGKQTKLTDLRLPITNLYGDIPSSIKNLTQLTKLVLDRNQLTGQIPPWLGNLTQLTVLDVGTNKFHGSIPQSICRLANLEYLSLSDNNLSGRVDMDLFLKLKNLTALQLSGIHLSFPINSTFNACTPKLELLGLTSCNLTEFPTFLRSQHELKILYLSNNKIQGQIPNWIFNIGKQTLLSLDLSSNFLTTFESFNHTPPILPWDSLLDLDLSSNKLQGSLPIPPPSIAQYNVSYNKLTGEISPLFSNLSLIVILDLSHNNLGGMLPQCLSKLSNLGVLNLQNNNFHGMLPGIYMEESRLRAIDVSYNQLEGQVPRSLSNCTMLEILLLGNNRFSDTFPSWLGKLPRLRVLSLQSNGFHSTIGKPESNLNFPKLQIIDVSFNNFTGKLPYGHFQSWTSMKVDNLTFDKDNAYMVAVTSTRSPYSNFHNDFSYTLEMTNKGIKTLYQKIQDHLVAIDLSSNKFDGEISKVIGNLKGLHLLNISNNILTGPIPSSLGKLKELESLDFSQNRLSGEIPPQLLQLTFLAFFNASNNHLTGPIPQGQQFSTFENDSYLGNTGLCGVPLTKKCKISETLTQPPPNSKQGEGSNFPSKSDWVVIMMGYGSGLIIGFVIGNNLTIRKLVRFLKNFGRKQ